A window of Rubricoccus marinus contains these coding sequences:
- a CDS encoding glycosyltransferase family 2 protein has product MMETLRQIVWVADWVVFGFFVLVAVSYTTATLLALPALLKLRRWSSTFYVDEVAASATSPPITLIAPMYNEAMVCVEAVRALLGVDYPTKDVLVVADGCKDDTVERLIAAFDMEEAMRSATATIPTAAIRTAYRSRSRPDLWLIDKENGGKADAINVGINHCRTPLLCTLDGDSLLGPDALHRIVQPFLKDATTIAAGGTIGIVNDCTVRFGRVTRIQLPNKWIPRFQVLEYIRAFASARVGWNAAHALPLISGAFGLFRREALVAVGGLDTDATGEDFEVTARLHRHYREAGIPYKIEYVPDAVSWTECPSDLKVLGKQRDRWHKGGMEVMWKHRAMLLNPRYGRIGMVSLPVFFIVEMMGPVIEVCGYVAFALSLWLGIINVPMAALLLALAFVLGLAQSIAALALEQYAFRRYTSLPDLLMLLALTVVENLGYRQLTVWWRVRGFWKFLRGDTSWGEMTRSGFNTADPA; this is encoded by the coding sequence ATGATGGAAACCCTGCGCCAGATCGTCTGGGTCGCCGACTGGGTCGTGTTCGGCTTTTTCGTGCTCGTGGCGGTGAGCTACACCACGGCGACGCTGCTGGCGCTCCCGGCGCTGCTCAAGCTGCGGCGGTGGTCCAGCACGTTCTACGTGGACGAGGTGGCGGCATCGGCGACCTCGCCGCCGATCACGCTGATCGCGCCGATGTACAACGAGGCGATGGTGTGCGTAGAGGCCGTGCGCGCGCTGCTCGGCGTGGACTACCCGACAAAGGACGTGCTCGTCGTGGCCGACGGCTGCAAGGACGACACCGTTGAGCGGCTCATTGCCGCGTTCGACATGGAGGAGGCCATGCGCTCCGCCACGGCCACGATCCCGACCGCCGCCATCCGCACGGCGTACCGCAGCCGGAGCCGCCCGGACCTCTGGCTGATCGACAAGGAGAACGGCGGCAAGGCGGACGCCATCAACGTGGGCATCAACCACTGCCGGACGCCGCTGCTGTGCACGCTGGACGGCGACAGCCTCCTGGGGCCGGACGCGCTGCACCGCATCGTGCAGCCGTTCCTCAAAGACGCGACGACGATCGCCGCTGGCGGCACGATCGGCATCGTGAACGATTGCACCGTGCGGTTTGGGCGCGTGACGCGGATTCAGCTTCCCAACAAGTGGATCCCCCGCTTCCAGGTGTTGGAATACATCCGGGCATTCGCCTCGGCGCGCGTGGGGTGGAACGCGGCGCACGCGCTGCCGCTGATCTCGGGCGCCTTCGGGCTGTTCCGCCGTGAGGCGCTCGTGGCCGTTGGCGGGCTGGACACCGACGCGACGGGCGAGGACTTCGAGGTGACTGCGCGCCTGCACCGGCACTACCGCGAAGCGGGGATCCCGTACAAGATCGAGTACGTGCCGGACGCCGTCTCGTGGACCGAGTGCCCCTCCGACCTCAAGGTGCTCGGCAAGCAGCGCGACCGCTGGCACAAGGGCGGCATGGAGGTGATGTGGAAGCACCGCGCGATGCTGCTCAACCCGCGCTATGGTCGCATCGGGATGGTCTCGCTGCCCGTCTTCTTCATCGTCGAGATGATGGGGCCGGTGATCGAGGTGTGCGGCTACGTCGCGTTCGCGCTCTCGCTGTGGCTCGGCATTATCAACGTGCCGATGGCGGCGCTGCTTCTGGCGCTGGCCTTCGTGCTCGGGCTCGCGCAGTCCATCGCGGCGCTGGCGCTGGAGCAGTACGCGTTCCGGCGCTACACCTCGCTCCCCGATCTGCTCATGCTGCTCGCGCTCACCGTCGTGGAGAACCTCGGGTACCGCCAACTCACCGTCTGGTGGCGCGTGCGCGGCTTCTGGAAGTTCCTCCGTGGCGACACCTCCTGGGGCGAGATGACCCGCTCCGGCTTCAACACCGCCGACCCGGCCTGA
- a CDS encoding YaiO family outer membrane beta-barrel protein has translation MPTHSAPLPYRPPTPPAHASGARGALCLWVCAVAAVLLASGASAQSGWGGGAFFNADVFRADREAWHEERLVVQRRFSAGAASLEGGTVSRNGFTDPFVATDLYARAGTRGYGNLRAQWAPEASGVPRLDLLAEAYAVVGTGWEASLGARHIVTASSAATLGTGSVAKYVGNWTVRARGVATLDETIAVSTSLSARYLFDGVGGLTAPFAEVTVGRGREPVVAAGGLEIRPSWVVNGRVQREVRSGFGVSASLGYIWDDSLTRWTGGLGVTGRF, from the coding sequence ATGCCTACGCATTCCGCTCCTTTGCCCTACCGCCCTCCGACGCCCCCCGCCCACGCCTCTGGCGCCAGAGGCGCGCTCTGCCTGTGGGTGTGCGCCGTGGCAGCCGTGCTCCTGGCCTCCGGCGCGAGCGCGCAGAGCGGCTGGGGCGGCGGCGCCTTTTTCAACGCCGACGTGTTCCGCGCCGACCGCGAGGCGTGGCACGAGGAGCGCCTGGTCGTGCAGCGCCGCTTCTCAGCCGGGGCGGCCTCGCTGGAAGGCGGGACCGTCTCGCGCAACGGCTTTACCGACCCCTTTGTCGCGACGGACCTGTACGCCCGCGCGGGCACCCGCGGCTACGGCAACCTGCGCGCGCAGTGGGCGCCCGAGGCCTCTGGCGTGCCGCGTCTGGACCTCCTCGCCGAGGCTTACGCGGTCGTCGGCACGGGCTGGGAGGCCTCTCTGGGTGCGAGGCACATCGTCACCGCGAGCAGCGCCGCCACGCTAGGGACCGGCTCCGTCGCGAAGTACGTCGGCAACTGGACCGTCCGCGCCAGAGGCGTCGCGACGCTGGACGAGACGATCGCGGTTTCCACCTCGCTCTCGGCGCGCTACCTCTTCGACGGCGTCGGCGGGCTGACGGCTCCGTTCGCCGAGGTCACCGTCGGGCGTGGGCGGGAGCCGGTTGTGGCGGCAGGTGGGCTGGAGATCCGGCCGTCCTGGGTGGTGAACGGCCGGGTCCAGCGCGAGGTGCGCTCTGGCTTCGGCGTCTCGGCCTCGCTGGGCTACATCTGGGACGACTCGCTGACGCGCTGGACGGGAGGCCTGGGTGTGACGGGACGGTTTTAG
- a CDS encoding TolC family protein gives MRLRSALALAALLFPAFLHAQVVQTAGAQPDGSLPPEASGGITLEEAIALALRTSPEVARAELAEEGRGLAISGARTERLPSVSFSAQPSQSYGLSFDQTTGQLVSQTVESFNTGLSANVQIYDGGRTRALVRQAEFDRAAAEASGERTRQTVAADVADRFLQLLLDRQLVEIQTEQLEAARQQLDRAQRLVAAGARPESDLPAARATVAERVAALAEATASIARDQVRLLDRLGLGPLAEVTFVGPTLEELEAAGLLDLAAPEVAALVEAALDSRQDLRAQEIAVDAAVAGEALARTASRPNVSAFGQIGTGYSSLASRLTNPDAEPTLLPVTLSDGSPVLLGGVPFVVPQQPDFEFETTPFFSQLGDNRSGSLGISVTVPIFDRFAARRQRQEARLQSENARVELDALRRSVSAEIGLAAVEIAGAEARLDAANARVEAAQAAVDAEEARYSLGVTTPYDLADARGRLAEALAARAQSAYTLVFRRALLRLATGDEITDLIP, from the coding sequence ATGCGCCTTCGATCCGCCCTCGCCCTCGCCGCGCTCCTGTTCCCCGCGTTCCTCCACGCTCAGGTGGTGCAGACCGCCGGGGCGCAACCCGACGGTTCGCTGCCGCCAGAGGCCTCTGGCGGGATCACGCTCGAAGAGGCCATCGCGCTAGCGTTGCGCACGAGCCCAGAGGTCGCGCGCGCAGAGCTGGCCGAAGAGGGCCGCGGGCTCGCCATCAGCGGCGCCCGGACGGAGCGGTTGCCGTCTGTCAGTTTTTCAGCGCAGCCGTCACAGAGCTACGGCCTCTCCTTTGACCAGACCACCGGCCAGCTGGTCTCCCAGACCGTTGAGAGCTTCAACACGGGGCTGAGCGCGAACGTGCAGATCTACGACGGCGGCCGAACGCGGGCGCTCGTGCGGCAGGCCGAGTTCGACCGCGCCGCCGCCGAGGCCTCTGGCGAGCGGACGCGCCAGACCGTCGCGGCCGATGTGGCCGACCGCTTTTTGCAGCTCCTCCTGGACCGGCAGCTGGTCGAGATCCAGACCGAGCAGTTGGAGGCCGCGCGGCAGCAGCTGGACCGCGCGCAGCGCCTCGTGGCCGCTGGCGCGAGGCCCGAAAGCGACCTCCCCGCTGCCCGCGCGACCGTAGCCGAGCGCGTGGCCGCCCTCGCTGAAGCGACCGCCTCCATCGCGCGAGACCAGGTGCGTCTGCTGGACCGGCTCGGGCTTGGGCCTCTGGCGGAGGTGACGTTTGTCGGACCGACGCTGGAAGAGCTGGAGGCCGCCGGGCTGCTGGACCTCGCCGCGCCAGAGGTGGCCGCGCTCGTAGAGGCGGCGCTGGACTCGCGCCAGGACCTGCGCGCTCAAGAGATCGCCGTGGACGCGGCCGTGGCAGGCGAGGCGCTTGCGCGGACGGCCTCGCGGCCCAACGTGAGCGCCTTCGGCCAGATCGGGACGGGATATTCCAGCCTCGCCAGCCGCCTGACCAACCCGGACGCTGAGCCCACGCTGCTCCCGGTCACGCTCTCGGACGGTTCGCCGGTCCTCCTGGGAGGCGTCCCGTTTGTCGTCCCGCAGCAGCCGGACTTCGAGTTTGAGACGACGCCGTTTTTCAGCCAGCTCGGTGACAACCGCAGCGGCAGCCTCGGCATCAGCGTGACGGTCCCCATCTTCGACCGCTTCGCGGCGCGGCGCCAGAGGCAGGAGGCCCGCCTCCAATCGGAAAACGCGCGCGTCGAGCTGGACGCGCTGCGCCGCTCGGTCTCGGCGGAGATCGGGCTCGCCGCCGTCGAGATCGCAGGGGCCGAGGCGCGCCTGGACGCCGCCAACGCCCGCGTCGAGGCTGCCCAGGCAGCAGTGGACGCGGAGGAGGCCCGCTACAGCCTCGGCGTGACCACGCCGTACGACCTCGCCGACGCCCGCGGCCGCCTCGCCGAGGCGCTGGCGGCGCGCGCGCAGTCCGCGTACACGCTCGTCTTTCGCCGCGCGCTGCTCCGCCTCGCCACCGGCGACGAGATCACCGACCTCATCCCCTAG
- a CDS encoding HlyD family secretion protein, whose translation MSPTKKLLIALGVAVVLLVVVAVVVGGGGEDGVEVETAEARVRPITQAVTASGVVAAESEVSISPDVSGEVIFVGVKEGDAVERGQLLLRIRPDTYASQRQQALAGVRASQTDVEAARADAAQVAAERGQLQADIAQATAERDRAQRTMDRQQSLLDQGLGSEVELENARGAFEQARAAEQAAKARLATLDTRIASAQARIRGAEARVSSAQASAQQAGQQLAQTAIYAPMSGTVTYLNVEAGERVVGTATMAGTELLRIAQLNDMTIEIEVSETDVANLALGDSARVEVDAFPDDPLVGVVSEIATSARTAPNASGQASTNFPVTIAILASGETPEGVTLAASGEERTPRAPSVRVRPGMNGTVDVFTRTVPNAVVVPIQAVTVRDLNAIRRDSLETANAKGDETADPDAVPEEEDLRRVVFVVVDGKAEMRLVETGIADDTHIEITSGLAGGETVVTGPFKLLRTTLDSGDAVKEE comes from the coding sequence ATGTCCCCAACGAAGAAACTCCTGATCGCCCTCGGTGTGGCCGTCGTGCTCCTGGTCGTCGTGGCCGTGGTGGTCGGCGGCGGCGGAGAGGACGGCGTCGAGGTGGAGACCGCCGAGGCGCGCGTGCGCCCGATTACCCAGGCGGTGACCGCCTCTGGCGTGGTCGCGGCCGAGAGCGAGGTGAGCATCTCGCCGGACGTCTCAGGTGAGGTCATCTTCGTGGGCGTCAAAGAAGGCGACGCCGTGGAGCGCGGACAACTTCTGCTCCGCATCCGCCCAGACACGTACGCCTCGCAGCGGCAGCAGGCGCTCGCGGGCGTGCGCGCCTCGCAGACGGATGTGGAGGCCGCGCGCGCGGACGCCGCGCAGGTGGCCGCCGAGCGCGGGCAGCTCCAGGCCGACATCGCGCAGGCCACGGCCGAGCGAGACCGCGCGCAGCGCACGATGGACCGCCAGCAATCCTTGCTGGACCAGGGGCTCGGCAGCGAGGTCGAGTTGGAGAACGCCAGAGGCGCCTTTGAGCAGGCCCGCGCGGCCGAGCAGGCGGCAAAGGCCCGGCTCGCAACGCTCGACACCCGCATCGCGAGCGCGCAGGCGCGGATTCGCGGCGCCGAAGCTCGGGTTTCCAGCGCGCAGGCCAGCGCGCAGCAGGCGGGTCAGCAGCTCGCGCAGACGGCGATCTACGCGCCCATGAGCGGGACCGTCACCTACCTCAACGTCGAAGCCGGCGAGCGCGTGGTCGGTACGGCCACGATGGCGGGCACCGAACTGCTCCGCATCGCGCAGCTCAACGACATGACCATCGAGATCGAGGTGAGTGAGACCGACGTGGCGAACCTCGCGCTGGGAGACAGTGCCCGCGTCGAAGTGGACGCGTTCCCGGACGACCCGCTCGTCGGCGTCGTCAGCGAGATCGCGACGAGCGCCCGCACGGCGCCCAACGCCAGCGGCCAGGCCTCCACCAACTTCCCGGTCACGATCGCCATCCTCGCCTCGGGCGAGACGCCAGAGGGCGTCACGCTCGCCGCCTCGGGCGAAGAGCGCACGCCTCGGGCGCCGTCGGTGCGCGTGAGGCCGGGCATGAACGGGACGGTGGACGTGTTCACGCGGACAGTCCCCAACGCCGTCGTCGTGCCCATCCAGGCCGTGACCGTGCGCGATCTGAACGCGATCCGCCGGGACAGTCTCGAAACGGCAAACGCCAAGGGCGACGAGACCGCCGACCCCGACGCCGTCCCGGAAGAGGAAGACCTCCGCCGCGTGGTCTTCGTGGTGGTAGACGGCAAGGCCGAGATGCGCTTGGTCGAAACCGGCATCGCGGACGACACGCACATCGAGATCACATCCGGCCTGGCAGGCGGCGAAACGGTCGTCACCGGCCCCTTCAAACTTCTCCGCACCACGCTGGACTCTGGCGATGCGGTCAAGGAGGAGTGA
- a CDS encoding ABC transporter ATP-binding protein, with translation MPVIEIADVWKTYTMGTQKVHALRGCSLEVEKGEYVAIMGPSGSGKSTLMNVIGCLDAPTRGMYRLADRDVSRLTDDQLAEVRNSEIGFVFQTFNLLPRQDCIQNVELPLVYAGVSRKERRERASDVLRSVGLGDRMDHKPNELSGGQRQRVAVARALVNRPAILLADEPTGNLDSTTSDEIMRLFEKLYRSGNTIIVVTHEDDIAEHARRVVRLRDGSVETDRSVAAPHMAALSDAELDATPEAV, from the coding sequence ATGCCTGTCATCGAAATCGCCGACGTCTGGAAGACCTACACCATGGGCACCCAGAAGGTGCACGCGTTGCGCGGGTGCTCGCTGGAAGTCGAGAAAGGCGAGTACGTCGCCATCATGGGACCGTCGGGCAGCGGCAAGAGCACGCTGATGAACGTCATCGGCTGCCTGGACGCGCCCACGAGGGGGATGTACCGGCTGGCCGATCGCGACGTCTCGCGCCTCACGGACGACCAGTTGGCCGAGGTGCGCAACAGCGAGATCGGGTTCGTCTTCCAGACCTTCAACCTGCTCCCGCGCCAGGACTGCATCCAGAACGTGGAACTCCCGCTGGTGTACGCCGGCGTCTCGCGCAAGGAGCGCCGCGAGCGCGCGAGTGACGTCTTGCGCTCGGTCGGGCTCGGGGACCGGATGGACCACAAGCCCAACGAGCTCTCGGGCGGGCAGCGGCAGCGCGTGGCCGTGGCGCGCGCGCTCGTCAACCGCCCCGCCATCCTCCTGGCCGACGAGCCGACCGGCAACCTGGACAGCACGACGAGCGACGAGATCATGCGCCTCTTCGAGAAGCTGTACCGCAGCGGCAACACCATCATCGTGGTCACGCACGAGGACGACATCGCCGAGCACGCCCGCCGCGTGGTGCGCCTCCGCGATGGGTCCGTCGAGACGGACCGGTCTGTGGCCGCGCCACACATGGCCGCGCTCTCCGACGCGGAGTTGGACGCGACGCCAGAGGCGGTATAG